The following are encoded in a window of Platichthys flesus chromosome 11, fPlaFle2.1, whole genome shotgun sequence genomic DNA:
- the rbm42 gene encoding RNA-binding protein 42 — translation MALKSGEERLKEMEAEMALFEQEVLGGPVSGSPPAMEGVPVALAVPMMRSIIGTNTYRQVQQTLDARAASFVGPPPPVFLGPVRPPPPPPPMLRPAFVPHILQRPVGPRMHMMRGPPIAPPMPRPPPPPPMMLPPSMQAQTQQGPSQPIQHMAGPPQVGDMMVSGPSPRHGPPPPVKPTQSIIQAAPTVYSAPPAPVGHKRIDVRAQRQARMEELAARVAEQQAAVRAAGLLDRKESDDSSSIGPSMPEPEPSHSEPAESAPEDKKKGKSDKMKKCIRTAAGTSWEDPSLLEWESDDFRIFCGDLGNEVNDDILARAFSRYPSFLKAKVLRDKRTGKTKGYGFVSFKDPNDYVRAMREMNGRYVGSRPIKLRKSMWKDRNMEVVRKKQKDKKKLGLR, via the exons ATGGCGCTCAAGTCAGGAGAGGAGCGTCTGAaggagatggaggcagagatgGCTCT GTTCGAGCAGGAGGTTCTTGGTGGTCCAGTGTCAGGAAGCCCACCAGCTATGGAGGGAGTACCTGTTGCTCTGGCCGTTCCAATGATGCGATCCATTATAGGAACCAACACCTACAGACAG GTCCAGCAGACATTAGATGCCAGAGCTGCTAGTTTTGTTGGTCCTCCACCTCCTGTCTTCTTGGGACCAG tacgtcctcctccacctcctcctcccatgcTGAGACCAGCCTTCGTCCCACATATCTTGCAGAGGCCTG TTGGTCCGAGGATGCATATGATGCGTGGTCCTCCAATAGCGCCTCCGATGCCCcggcctcctccacctcctcccatgaTGCTCCCTCCTTCCATGCAGGCCCAGACCCAACAGGGTCCTTCTCAGCCCATCCAGCACATGGCTGGCCCACCTCAG GTCGGTGATATGATGGTGTCAGGCCCGAGTCCAAGACATGGACCTCCGCCTCCTGTCAAACCAACGCAGTCGATTATCCAGGCGGCACCGACTGTatactctgctcctcctgccccAGTTGGACATAAAAGAATTGACGTCAGAGCTCAGCGACAAGCCAGAATg GAGGAGCTGGCAGCCCGGGTTGCAGAGCAGCAGGCTGCAGTGAGGGCAGCAGGTCTGCTGGACAGGAAGGAGAGTGACGACAGCTCATCCATTGGACCCAGCATGCCGGAGCCGGAGCCCTCCCACTCTGAG ccTGCGGAAAGTGCACCAGAGGACAAAAAGAAGGGGAAGTCGGACAAAATGAAGAAGTGTATCCGTACAGCAGCTGGGACGAGCTGGGAGGACCCCAGTCTGTTGGAGTGGGAATCAG ACGACTTCCGTATATTCTGTGGTGACCTTGGTAACGAGGTCAATGATGACATACTGGCCAGAGCCTTCAGCAGATACCCGTCGTTCCTCAAAGCTAAG GTGTTGAGAGACAAACGCACAGGAAAAACCAAAGGCTACGGCTTTGTCAGCTTCAAAGATCCAAACGATTACGTCAGAGCCATGAGGGAGATGAACG GGAGGTATGTTGGTAGTCGGCCCATCAAACTGAGGAAGAGCATGTGGAAGGACCGCAACATGGAAGTGGTTCGcaagaaacagaaagataaGAAGAAACTGGGCCTGAGATAG
- the ppox gene encoding protoporphyrinogen oxidase yields the protein MTTVAVLGGGIGGLAAAYYLCKSPQVSKVILVEASSRVGGWLSSTRRADGAVFEHGPRGIRPAGAVGRNTLNMVDDLGLAGEILPVTYSHVASKNRYLYVKGQLHKMPSGISGLLRTVPPFSRPLLLSVAMEILVKKNKEDDESIHSFVTRRLGKELADIAVDSLCRGVFAGDCRKLSIRSCFPPLYNAEQHRGSLTLGMLLGSGPTPVIPPGPLAQRSIEESWAQWSLRRGVESLPESITDYLQQSGRVELHRDAAVKNICPSNSGWKINLEDGVVSADHIISALPAKALSSALPSSCQPLIQELQDIATVTVAVVNLEYDGSILPAMGFGHLVPSSEDRGLLGVTYDSVPFPEHNRPDGQTTRLTVMMGGAWFQEEFGDPETVSEERLLARATEAVHCHLGVTAAPRWSWVALQRDCIPQYYEGHYRRVESMRSFIKKKSLSLSLIGSCYDGVSVNDVIFSGRRAVEELLGTGV from the exons ATGACAACTGTAGCAGTCCTGGGAGGGGGGATCGGGGGGTTGGCAGCGGCTTACTACCTTTGCAAAAGCCCCCAGGTTTCAAAG gtCATCCTTGTGGAGGCCAGCAGCCGTGTGGGAGGTTGGCTGTCGTCCACCAGGAGGGCGGATGGAGCCGTGTTTGAACATGGGCCCAGAGGGATTCGGCCTGCTGGGGCGGTTGGACGCAACACACTCAACATG gtggatgACCTGGGCCTGGCTGGGGAGATTCTTCCAGTCACCTACAGTCATGTTGCCTCTAAGAACAGATATCTGTATGTGAAGGGACAGCTCCACAAGATGCCCTCAGGAATCAG TGGACTTTTGCGGACAGTCCCGCCCTTCTCTCGTCCCCTCCTGTTGAGCGTTGCCATGGAGATActtgtgaagaaaaacaaggaggaCGATGAATCTATCCATTCATTTGTTACTCGGAGGCTGGGAAAGGAG ttGGCGGACATAGCTGTAGACAGTTTGTGTCGCGGTGTGTTTGCAGGGGACTGCAGGAAGTTAAGCATACGCTCTTGTTTTCCGCCGCTCTACAACGCAGAGCAGCATAGAGGTTCCCTGACACTGGGCATGCTGCTGGGCTCAG GTCCCACTCCTGTGATCCCCCCTGGCCCACTGGCTCAGAGGTCTATAGAAGAGTCGTGGGCCCAGTGGTCCCTGAGAAGAGGAGTGGAGTCCCTCCCCGAATCCATCACAGACTACCTTCAACAAAGCGGGAGAGTAGAGCTTCACAGAGACGCAGCTGTTAAAAACATCTGTCCCTCAAACTCTGGCTGGAAG atcAATTTGGAGGATGGAGTCGTATCAGCCGATCACATCATCTCTGCTCTGCCTGCTAAAG CCCTCTCGTCAGCCCTGCCTTCCTCCTGTCAACCTCTCAtccaggagctgcaggacatCGCCACGGTAACGGTCGCTGTGGTAAATCTGGAGTATGACGGTTCCATCTTGCCTGCAATG GGTTTTGGTCACCTGGTTCCATCATCAGAGGATCGGGGTTTGCTCGGGGTCACCTATGACTCTGTTCCCTTCCCTGAACACAACAGACCTGATGGGCAGACGACTAGACTGAcg GTGATGATGGGCGGGGCCTGGTTCCAGGAAGAGTTCGGGGACCCAGAAACAGTGTCAGAGGAGCGTCTTCTAGCGAGAGCCACAGAGGCGGTGCACTGCCACCTGGGAGTCACCGCAGCACCCAGGTGGAGCTGGGTGGCTCTACAAAGG GACTGCATACCTCAGTACTATGAAGGACACTACAGGAGAGTTG AGTCCATGCGTAGCTTCATAAAGAAGAAAAGTCTCTCGCTGTCTCTTATTGGTTCCTGCTATGATGGTGTGTCGGTGAATGATGTCATCTTCAGTGGACGGAGAGCTGTGGAGGAGTTGTTGGGGACTGGGGTTTGA
- the dyrk1b gene encoding dual specificity tyrosine-phosphorylation-regulated kinase 1B isoform X2 yields the protein MTSQHTHTHPTFSSIHSMAEQQQVLSDMTILQRRIPPSFRDPASAPLRKLSVDLIKTYKHINEVYYTKKKRRAQQVPPEDSSTKKERKVYNDGYDDDNYDYIVKNGEKWLDRYEIDSLIGKGSFGQVVKAYDHHEQEWVAIKIIKNKKAFLNQAQIELRLLELMNKHDTEMKYYIVHLKRHFMFRNHLCLVFELLSYNLYDLLRNTNFRGVSLNLTRKFAQQLCTALLFLATPELSIIHCDLKPENILLCNPKRSAIKIVDFGSSCQLGQRIYQYIQSRFYRSPEVLLGMPYDLAIDMWSLGCILVEMHTGEPLFSGSNEVDQMNKIVEVLGVPPSHMLDAAPKARKYFDKLSDGLWTVKKNKDIKKEYKPPATRRLHEILGVETGGPGGRRAGEPGHAPCDYLKFKDLILRMLDYDPKSRITPFYALQHNFFKKTTDEGTNTSSSTSTSPAMDHSHSTSTTSSVSSSGGSSGSSNDNRNYRYSNRYYNSAVTHSDYEMTSPQAPSQQQMRMWPGSDGGGGGQDPAYTQLLLHKPAASQQHQRHFLDAPHHPHPTYSHHGNGGRGLRQGGQTGIGGGGGQQGSSPQMSDSMDVGVSLGLHHLGAVSSMEASQFGSASLPLALPIGLSAFRTRTAPTAPGPQAPTPEDYYPASNNNNPAAGGRGRPDSDEGPANS from the exons ATGACCAGccagcacacacatacacaccccaCCTTCAGCTCCATCCACTCCATggccgagcagcagcag GTGCTGTCTGATATGACCATACTCCAGCGGAGGATCCCCCCTAGTTTCAGAGACCCTGCCAGCGCCCCACTGAGGAAACTCTCTGTTGACCTCATCAAAACTTACAAGCACATCAatgag GTGTACTATACTAAGAAGAAGCGGCGGGCCCAGCAGGTCCCCCCAGAGGACAGCAGCAccaagaaggagagaaaagtcTACAATGATGGCTATGATGACGACAACTATGACTATATTGTGAAAAATGGAGAGAAGTGGCTGGACCGCTATGAGATAGACTCGCTGATCGGGAAGGGCTCCTTCGGACAG GTGGTGAAGGCCTATGACCACCATGAGCAGGAATGGGTTGCCATAAAGATCATTAAGAACAAAAAGGCATTTCTAAACCAGGCACAGATTGAACTGCGCCTGCTGGAGCTCATGAACAAGCATGACACTGAGATGAAATATTACATAG tccaCCTGAAGCGTCACTTTATGTTTAGGAACCATCTCTGTTTGGTGTTTGAGCTGCTGAGCTACAACCTGTACGATCTGCTGAGGAACACCAACTTCAGAGGAGTCTCCCTCAACCTCACCAGGAAATTTGCACAGCAGCTCTGTACAG CATTATTATTCCTGGCCACTCcggagctgtcaatcattcacTGCGACCTGAAACCGGAGAACATCCTGCTGTGTAACCCCAAGAGATCTGCCATCAAGATAGTCGACTTTGGATCCTCCTGCCAGCTCGGACAGAGG ATCTATCAGTACATCCAGAGCAGGTTCTACCGCTCCCCTGAGGTTCTGTTGGGAATGCCATATGACCTGGCCATCGACATGTGGTCTCTGGGATGCATCCTGGTGGAGATGCACACAGGAGAGCCTCTCTTCAGTGGCTCCAATGAG gtTGACCAGATGAATAAGATTGTGGAGGTTCTGGGGGTCCCACCCAGCCACATGCTAGATGCAGCTCCTAAAGCCAGGAAGTATTTTGACAAGCTCTCAGATGGTCTGTGGACAGTGAAGAAGAACAAGGACATCAAAAAG gagTATAAGCCCCCAGCCACGCGGCGTCTCCATGAGATTTTGGGTGTGGAGACTGGGGGCCCAGGGGGCAGAAGGGCAGGGGAGCCAGGACACGCCCCCTGTGACTACCTGAAGTTTAAAG ACCTGATCCTGCGTATGTTGGACTACGACCCTAAAAGCCGCATCACGCCATTCTACGCCCTGCAGCACAATTTCTTCAAGAAGACGACAGATGAAGGAACCAACACCAGTTCATCTACATCCACCTCTCCTGCCATGGACCACTCCCATTCAACCTCCACTACTAGCTCTGTTTCTAGCTCTG GTGGCTCCAGTGGTTCTTCCAATGACAACCGCAACTACCGCTACAGTAACCGCTACTACAACTCTGCTGTTACACATTCAGACTATGAGATGACCAGCCCTCAG GCTCCCTCCCAGCAGCAGATGAGGATGTGGCCAGGCAGtgatggtggaggtgggggtCAGGACCCAGCATACACCCAGTTGCTGCTCCACAAGCCGGCTGCCTCCCAGCAACACCAGCGCCACTTCCTGGATGcgccccaccacccccacccaaCTTACTCCCACCACGGAAACGGTGGGCGTGGCCTGCGGCAGGGCGGACAGACGGGCatcggaggaggggggggccaGCAGGGATCCTCGCCCCAGATGAGTGACAGCATGGATGTGGGCGTGTCCCTAGGGCTGCACCACCTGGGTGCGGTGTCTTCCATGGAGGCCTCTCAATTTGGCTCTGCCTCCCTGCCCCTCGCTCTGCCAATTGGACTGTCTGCCTTCCGGACTCGGACGGCCCCCACCGCCCCAGGGCCACAAGCCCCAACCCCTGAGGACTACTACCCTGCCTCCAACAACAATAACCCCGCTGCGGGGGGCAGAGGGAGGCCGGACTCAGACGAGGGGCCAGCCAATTCTTGA
- the dyrk1b gene encoding dual specificity tyrosine-phosphorylation-regulated kinase 1B isoform X1, whose translation MVITSSSVEDKTVPPCRMVQSEPWIASALLRKNKSVSSSGCPPTSSSSSSSSSSSSTAQGFSLAEPAMTSQHTHTHPTFSSIHSMAEQQQVLSDMTILQRRIPPSFRDPASAPLRKLSVDLIKTYKHINEVYYTKKKRRAQQVPPEDSSTKKERKVYNDGYDDDNYDYIVKNGEKWLDRYEIDSLIGKGSFGQVVKAYDHHEQEWVAIKIIKNKKAFLNQAQIELRLLELMNKHDTEMKYYIVHLKRHFMFRNHLCLVFELLSYNLYDLLRNTNFRGVSLNLTRKFAQQLCTALLFLATPELSIIHCDLKPENILLCNPKRSAIKIVDFGSSCQLGQRIYQYIQSRFYRSPEVLLGMPYDLAIDMWSLGCILVEMHTGEPLFSGSNEVDQMNKIVEVLGVPPSHMLDAAPKARKYFDKLSDGLWTVKKNKDIKKEYKPPATRRLHEILGVETGGPGGRRAGEPGHAPCDYLKFKDLILRMLDYDPKSRITPFYALQHNFFKKTTDEGTNTSSSTSTSPAMDHSHSTSTTSSVSSSGGSSGSSNDNRNYRYSNRYYNSAVTHSDYEMTSPQAPSQQQMRMWPGSDGGGGGQDPAYTQLLLHKPAASQQHQRHFLDAPHHPHPTYSHHGNGGRGLRQGGQTGIGGGGGQQGSSPQMSDSMDVGVSLGLHHLGAVSSMEASQFGSASLPLALPIGLSAFRTRTAPTAPGPQAPTPEDYYPASNNNNPAAGGRGRPDSDEGPANS comes from the exons gtGTAAGCAGCTCAGGATGTccgcccacctcctcctcctcctcctcctcctcctcctcctcctccactgcccAGGGCTTCTCCCTCGCTGAGCCAGCCATGACCAGccagcacacacatacacaccccaCCTTCAGCTCCATCCACTCCATggccgagcagcagcag GTGCTGTCTGATATGACCATACTCCAGCGGAGGATCCCCCCTAGTTTCAGAGACCCTGCCAGCGCCCCACTGAGGAAACTCTCTGTTGACCTCATCAAAACTTACAAGCACATCAatgag GTGTACTATACTAAGAAGAAGCGGCGGGCCCAGCAGGTCCCCCCAGAGGACAGCAGCAccaagaaggagagaaaagtcTACAATGATGGCTATGATGACGACAACTATGACTATATTGTGAAAAATGGAGAGAAGTGGCTGGACCGCTATGAGATAGACTCGCTGATCGGGAAGGGCTCCTTCGGACAG GTGGTGAAGGCCTATGACCACCATGAGCAGGAATGGGTTGCCATAAAGATCATTAAGAACAAAAAGGCATTTCTAAACCAGGCACAGATTGAACTGCGCCTGCTGGAGCTCATGAACAAGCATGACACTGAGATGAAATATTACATAG tccaCCTGAAGCGTCACTTTATGTTTAGGAACCATCTCTGTTTGGTGTTTGAGCTGCTGAGCTACAACCTGTACGATCTGCTGAGGAACACCAACTTCAGAGGAGTCTCCCTCAACCTCACCAGGAAATTTGCACAGCAGCTCTGTACAG CATTATTATTCCTGGCCACTCcggagctgtcaatcattcacTGCGACCTGAAACCGGAGAACATCCTGCTGTGTAACCCCAAGAGATCTGCCATCAAGATAGTCGACTTTGGATCCTCCTGCCAGCTCGGACAGAGG ATCTATCAGTACATCCAGAGCAGGTTCTACCGCTCCCCTGAGGTTCTGTTGGGAATGCCATATGACCTGGCCATCGACATGTGGTCTCTGGGATGCATCCTGGTGGAGATGCACACAGGAGAGCCTCTCTTCAGTGGCTCCAATGAG gtTGACCAGATGAATAAGATTGTGGAGGTTCTGGGGGTCCCACCCAGCCACATGCTAGATGCAGCTCCTAAAGCCAGGAAGTATTTTGACAAGCTCTCAGATGGTCTGTGGACAGTGAAGAAGAACAAGGACATCAAAAAG gagTATAAGCCCCCAGCCACGCGGCGTCTCCATGAGATTTTGGGTGTGGAGACTGGGGGCCCAGGGGGCAGAAGGGCAGGGGAGCCAGGACACGCCCCCTGTGACTACCTGAAGTTTAAAG ACCTGATCCTGCGTATGTTGGACTACGACCCTAAAAGCCGCATCACGCCATTCTACGCCCTGCAGCACAATTTCTTCAAGAAGACGACAGATGAAGGAACCAACACCAGTTCATCTACATCCACCTCTCCTGCCATGGACCACTCCCATTCAACCTCCACTACTAGCTCTGTTTCTAGCTCTG GTGGCTCCAGTGGTTCTTCCAATGACAACCGCAACTACCGCTACAGTAACCGCTACTACAACTCTGCTGTTACACATTCAGACTATGAGATGACCAGCCCTCAG GCTCCCTCCCAGCAGCAGATGAGGATGTGGCCAGGCAGtgatggtggaggtgggggtCAGGACCCAGCATACACCCAGTTGCTGCTCCACAAGCCGGCTGCCTCCCAGCAACACCAGCGCCACTTCCTGGATGcgccccaccacccccacccaaCTTACTCCCACCACGGAAACGGTGGGCGTGGCCTGCGGCAGGGCGGACAGACGGGCatcggaggaggggggggccaGCAGGGATCCTCGCCCCAGATGAGTGACAGCATGGATGTGGGCGTGTCCCTAGGGCTGCACCACCTGGGTGCGGTGTCTTCCATGGAGGCCTCTCAATTTGGCTCTGCCTCCCTGCCCCTCGCTCTGCCAATTGGACTGTCTGCCTTCCGGACTCGGACGGCCCCCACCGCCCCAGGGCCACAAGCCCCAACCCCTGAGGACTACTACCCTGCCTCCAACAACAATAACCCCGCTGCGGGGGGCAGAGGGAGGCCGGACTCAGACGAGGGGCCAGCCAATTCTTGA